Proteins encoded by one window of Anaerosalibacter sp. Marseille-P3206:
- a CDS encoding protein kinase domain-containing protein, whose amino-acid sequence MELINNRYRIIKNLTQNNIFSTYLVLDMWDENKKMQLNVLNYEFMPSSLIDFYSSEFLSFININSDNIVKNYYFNRISNIDNKEVTEEQYYYTYEYIKKSMELLEYIENMDFFDIIDIFVEICKAINYLHLKGLNYGELNINNILLIKNNGHYKLKLKDLATVKLEKNCYIDDNTDCSYFKSPRILSNENPDKASDIYSLATILLTMLRKKQGNLNPKDDLAIFRKEVQDERTLKVLKRTRGQVHCPLYHYRFFLHS is encoded by the coding sequence ATGGAGTTAATTAATAATAGGTATAGAATTATTAAAAATCTAACACAAAATAATATATTTTCTACCTACCTAGTTCTAGATATGTGGGATGAAAATAAGAAAATGCAATTAAATGTATTAAATTATGAATTTATGCCTAGTTCACTGATAGATTTTTATTCAAGTGAATTTCTAAGCTTCATAAATATCAACAGTGATAATATAGTTAAAAATTATTATTTCAACAGAATATCTAACATTGATAATAAGGAAGTAACAGAAGAACAATATTATTATACTTATGAATATATCAAAAAATCTATGGAATTATTAGAATACATAGAAAATATGGACTTTTTTGATATTATAGATATTTTTGTAGAAATATGTAAAGCTATAAATTATCTTCATCTAAAAGGGCTAAACTATGGTGAATTGAATATAAATAATATATTGCTCATAAAAAACAATGGACACTATAAATTGAAGCTTAAAGATTTAGCAACAGTAAAATTAGAAAAAAACTGCTATATAGATGACAATACCGACTGTTCCTATTTTAAATCCCCTAGAATACTATCTAATGAAAATCCAGATAAGGCATCTGATATATATTCACTAGCTACTATATTATTAACTATGCTTAGAAAAAAACAAGGTAATTTAAATCCTAAAGATGATTTAGCTATATTCAGAAAAGAAGTACAGGATGAACGCACTCTAAAAGTACTAAAAAGGACAAGGGGACAGGTTCACTGTCCCCTTTATCATTATAGATTTTTTCTACACAGTTGA
- a CDS encoding ABC transporter substrate-binding protein: MKKFLSLFLAIIMIFGVTGCSKESDVKENVSTVAQESMEESENNNESHYPVTIKTYNYSAEPVEITFEKSPERVLAVYQNSIETLLALGLEDRIVATAGLDHEVKDEYKEAFEKVKYYENRPTKEEVLAMEPDFILSWYSLFGEKNLGDVDFWHERGINTYMAQNSGVVQPNSLENEYEDILNMGKIFDVEDKANEIVNNMKDEIEKAKNFAKDKDPVKTVILEIGGDNVFRIYGEDSIGGNVATQVGADLVARQNGNIGGEDLVKLNPDVIFTVYYGDEIDRDTALKAITENPALSSIAAIKNERVHPIMLSEVYASGIRTLDGIITISKGLYPDLYEE, translated from the coding sequence ATGAAAAAGTTTTTAAGTTTGTTTTTAGCTATAATTATGATTTTTGGAGTTACTGGATGTAGTAAGGAATCTGATGTTAAGGAAAATGTTTCTACAGTTGCTCAAGAGTCTATGGAAGAGTCAGAAAATAATAATGAATCTCACTATCCAGTAACTATAAAGACGTATAATTATTCTGCTGAACCTGTGGAGATTACATTTGAAAAGTCACCAGAAAGGGTTTTGGCTGTATATCAAAATTCTATTGAAACATTATTAGCATTAGGATTGGAAGATAGAATTGTTGCTACAGCTGGATTAGATCATGAAGTAAAAGACGAATACAAAGAAGCTTTTGAAAAAGTTAAATATTATGAAAATAGACCTACAAAAGAGGAAGTTCTTGCAATGGAACCTGACTTTATACTAAGCTGGTATTCTCTATTTGGTGAAAAGAATTTAGGAGATGTTGATTTTTGGCATGAAAGAGGGATTAACACCTATATGGCACAGAATAGTGGTGTTGTACAACCTAATTCCTTAGAAAACGAATATGAAGATATTTTAAATATGGGTAAAATTTTTGATGTTGAAGATAAAGCAAATGAAATAGTTAACAACATGAAAGATGAAATAGAAAAAGCTAAAAATTTTGCAAAAGATAAAGATCCAGTAAAAACTGTTATCTTAGAAATTGGTGGAGATAATGTATTTAGAATCTATGGAGAAGATAGTATAGGAGGAAATGTAGCTACTCAGGTTGGTGCAGATTTAGTTGCAAGGCAAAATGGAAATATTGGTGGAGAAGATTTAGTAAAACTTAATCCTGATGTAATTTTCACTGTTTATTATGGTGATGAAATAGATAGGGATACAGCTTTAAAAGCTATTACAGAAAATCCTGCTCTTTCTAGTATAGCAGCTATAAAAAATGAAAGGGTACATCCTATAATGTTAAGCGAAGTTTATGCTAGTGGTATTAGAACTTTAGATGGAATAATAACTATTAGCAAAGGTTTATATCCAGACCTTTATGAGGAGTAG
- a CDS encoding ABC transporter ATP-binding protein: protein MEVCSEELVVFLGGKQILKDLSINISNNEFVGIIGPNGSGKSTLLRCLYRTLKPKKGTIFIDNKDIEDLSLKETAKKIAVVSQHNELDFDFSVLDMVLIGRSPHKRFLERDNHKDYRIALSSLEKVGMEDFAHRDYNSLSGGEKQRVILARALAQDTECLILDEPTNHLDIKYQLQFMSIAKSLNITVISAIHDLNIAVLYCDKIYAMKDGQIVDYGVPKEVLTKKLIKELYDVDSEIILNKENKIMSIAFKPFHI from the coding sequence ATGGAAGTTTGCTCTGAGGAATTAGTTGTTTTTTTAGGTGGAAAACAAATACTAAAGGATTTAAGTATCAATATCTCTAATAATGAATTTGTAGGAATAATTGGTCCTAACGGTAGTGGTAAAAGTACATTGTTAAGATGTCTATATCGTACATTAAAACCTAAAAAAGGTACTATATTTATAGATAATAAAGATATAGAGGATCTTTCATTAAAAGAAACTGCAAAAAAGATCGCAGTAGTTTCTCAGCATAATGAATTAGATTTTGATTTTTCAGTATTGGATATGGTTTTAATAGGAAGATCTCCTCATAAAAGATTTTTAGAAAGGGACAACCATAAGGATTATAGAATAGCTTTAAGTTCTTTGGAAAAGGTAGGAATGGAGGATTTTGCACATAGAGATTATAATAGTTTATCTGGTGGAGAAAAACAAAGAGTAATTTTGGCAAGAGCATTAGCTCAAGATACTGAATGTTTGATTCTAGATGAACCTACAAATCACCTAGATATAAAATATCAACTTCAGTTTATGTCTATTGCAAAAAGTCTAAATATTACGGTTATATCAGCTATTCATGATTTAAATATAGCTGTACTATATTGCGATAAAATATATGCAATGAAAGATGGGCAAATTGTAGATTATGGTGTTCCAAAGGAAGTATTAACTAAAAAATTAATAAAGGAACTATATGATGTTGATTCAGAAATAATTTTGAACAAGGAAAACAAGATTATGAGTATAGCTTTTAAACCATTTCATATTTAA
- a CDS encoding caspase family protein — MIKKNTIITILAFVLLLSFVPTVSYGIETPTYRALLIGNSNYQTSENLNGPSNDLIRVENALTFNYFGTNNTPFTSIIKNQNLTKDEIINSIREAFKDAKPRDVSYLYYSGHGAYDISNNTSYLIGVDEYGLSVHELEKELRNIPGTIVVILDSCHSGGFINKSFGTMSENNYTEEDYLKNYNQSILDAFTKIKSRSYLTDSKYKVITAASINQYSYEYNFSDSWGWGGEFTRAFVMGNGYNGNFLADGNYDGNVTLQEIYYYTMNNVRTSNVQTYPIGDNFIIGSTIKKASPENIITWKTSYDIPLNKAWNIKFNMKLNKDALEDNIYILDSNGNKFPTDAKISSDEQNITITPLKNYDYNSQYTIVIEDNIYSQRGHRLKDKVLASFFTVEGIIDYENTCLDFVQNGHFTNHSYPTIREAFDNYFYNPAWEYFYSNEDTHVVEFNGMVKKNGVYGNLIIQFTVDLIEENFNVNYVAFNSEPLTTKEFESLLNAIYDYYINTHK, encoded by the coding sequence TTGATTAAAAAAAATACTATAATTACAATATTAGCATTTGTTTTATTACTTAGTTTTGTACCAACTGTAAGCTATGGAATTGAAACTCCAACCTACAGAGCTTTACTAATAGGTAATAGTAATTATCAAACTTCTGAAAACCTCAATGGTCCATCAAACGACTTAATAAGAGTTGAAAATGCTCTTACTTTTAATTACTTTGGAACAAACAATACACCTTTCACTAGTATAATAAAGAATCAAAATTTAACAAAAGATGAGATAATAAATAGTATTAGAGAAGCATTTAAAGACGCTAAACCAAGAGATGTTTCCTACCTATACTATTCAGGCCACGGTGCATATGATATTTCAAATAATACATCCTATTTAATAGGAGTAGATGAATATGGTTTAAGCGTTCATGAATTAGAAAAAGAACTAAGAAATATACCTGGGACAATTGTAGTGATATTAGATAGTTGTCACTCAGGAGGATTCATAAATAAGAGCTTTGGAACAATGTCTGAAAACAACTATACAGAAGAAGATTATCTAAAAAATTATAATCAATCTATTTTAGATGCCTTTACAAAAATAAAAAGCCGAAGCTACTTAACAGATAGTAAATACAAAGTTATTACAGCAGCTTCAATAAATCAATATTCCTATGAATATAATTTTTCAGATAGTTGGGGGTGGGGAGGAGAATTCACTAGAGCTTTTGTAATGGGCAATGGATATAATGGCAATTTTCTAGCTGATGGTAACTATGATGGTAATGTAACTCTACAAGAAATTTATTACTATACTATGAATAACGTAAGAACAAGTAATGTCCAAACATATCCTATTGGTGACAACTTTATAATTGGCTCTACTATAAAAAAAGCTTCTCCTGAAAATATAATTACTTGGAAAACCTCTTATGATATTCCTCTTAATAAGGCATGGAATATTAAATTTAACATGAAATTAAATAAAGATGCATTGGAAGATAATATATATATATTAGATTCTAATGGCAATAAATTCCCAACAGATGCTAAAATAAGCTCTGATGAACAAAACATTACTATTACTCCTTTAAAAAACTATGATTACAATTCCCAGTATACTATAGTAATCGAAGACAATATATACTCACAAAGAGGACATAGACTTAAAGATAAAGTATTAGCCTCTTTTTTCACAGTAGAAGGTATAATAGATTATGAAAATACATGTTTAGATTTTGTTCAAAATGGCCATTTCACTAATCATTCATATCCAACTATACGAGAGGCCTTTGACAACTACTTTTATAATCCCGCTTGGGAATATTTCTACTCCAATGAAGATACACATGTAGTCGAATTTAATGGGATGGTCAAAAAAAATGGTGTTTATGGAAATCTAATAATACAATTCACAGTAGACTTAATAGAAGAAAACTTTAATGTAAACTATGTAGCATTTAACAGTGAACCTTTAACTACTAAAGAATTTGAAAGCCTTTTAAATGCAATATATGACTATTATATTAATACACATAAGTAA
- a CDS encoding MarR family winged helix-turn-helix transcriptional regulator codes for MKFFKPTNKLKELLLLQHIEMNPDTTQKEIAKIIDGAPSMVNVYINKLEDANYLKREYKSAKIVYYRITEEGKRMKDQLQNDYDKELLELYQLCRKNL; via the coding sequence ATGAAGTTTTTTAAACCAACAAATAAACTTAAGGAGTTATTATTATTACAACATATAGAAATGAACCCGGATACAACTCAAAAAGAAATTGCAAAAATAATTGATGGAGCTCCATCTATGGTTAATGTATATATTAACAAATTGGAAGATGCAAACTATTTAAAAAGAGAATATAAATCTGCTAAGATAGTTTATTATAGAATTACTGAAGAAGGGAAAAGGATGAAGGATCAATTACAAAATGATTATGATAAAGAACTATTAGAATTATATCAACTGTGTAGAAAAAATCTATAA
- a CDS encoding SAM hydrolase/SAM-dependent halogenase family protein: MFNSKKQTHIKLTSLLIALVLVLSTASFAFADEAKTTAKAESYLDKRSALVFLSDFGLKDGAVSAMKGVAFKTDPELKMFDITHDIPSFDIWEGAYRFKQTCSFWPEGTVFVGVVDPGVGTDRNSVVLKTKNGYYFVGPDNGLFGLVAEDMGIEEVRKIDEKKNRLEGSEKSYTFHGRDIFAYVGARLASGQIKFEDVGPKLKKEIVKMPYQKATIKNKTVMGNIPVLDIQYGNIWSNIPDEMFEKLNVKAGDMFRVEILEGDKVVYKGDMPFADSFGDVELGKPLLYYNSLLNVSAAINMGSFAEEHGVSSGAEWTIKITKIGK, encoded by the coding sequence ATGTTTAATTCTAAAAAACAAACACATATCAAGTTAACTAGTTTACTTATTGCACTAGTATTAGTGCTATCAACAGCTAGTTTTGCTTTTGCTGATGAGGCAAAGACAACTGCAAAAGCAGAAAGTTATTTGGACAAAAGGTCAGCATTAGTATTTTTATCAGATTTCGGTCTAAAAGATGGAGCTGTATCTGCAATGAAAGGTGTTGCTTTTAAAACAGATCCTGAGCTAAAGATGTTTGATATAACTCATGATATTCCAAGTTTTGATATTTGGGAAGGTGCTTATAGATTCAAACAAACTTGTAGCTTTTGGCCAGAAGGAACAGTTTTTGTAGGAGTAGTTGACCCAGGTGTTGGTACAGACAGAAATTCTGTTGTACTAAAAACTAAAAATGGATACTACTTTGTAGGACCAGATAACGGACTTTTTGGTTTAGTTGCAGAAGATATGGGAATTGAAGAAGTAAGAAAAATTGATGAAAAGAAAAATAGACTTGAAGGTTCTGAAAAATCCTATACTTTCCACGGAAGAGATATTTTTGCATATGTAGGAGCAAGACTTGCTTCAGGTCAAATCAAATTTGAAGATGTAGGACCTAAGCTTAAAAAAGAAATAGTAAAGATGCCTTACCAAAAGGCAACTATTAAGAATAAAACTGTTATGGGTAATATTCCAGTATTAGATATCCAATATGGAAACATTTGGTCCAATATCCCAGATGAAATGTTTGAAAAGTTAAATGTTAAGGCTGGAGATATGTTTAGAGTTGAAATATTAGAAGGCGATAAGGTGGTATACAAAGGAGATATGCCATTTGCTGATAGCTTTGGAGATGTAGAATTAGGCAAACCATTGCTATACTATAATAGCTTGTTGAATGTTTCAGCTGCTATTAATATGGGTAGTTTTGCAGAAGAACATGGAGTAAGTTCAGGTGCAGAATGGACTATTAAGATAACAAAAATAGGGAAATAA
- a CDS encoding CGGC domain-containing protein — MKIAIGICEKINGICTTMGCFRAYNNKEKHFSQYKNIDTEIMSFFTCDICSKNTKENIINIAEKLKENGVDKLHLGVCIVKCEANRLDEIKEIFESKGIQIIEGTH; from the coding sequence ATGAAAATAGCAATTGGAATATGTGAAAAAATTAATGGTATATGTACAACTATGGGATGTTTCAGGGCTTATAATAATAAAGAAAAACATTTTTCCCAATATAAGAATATAGATACTGAAATTATGTCTTTCTTTACTTGTGATATTTGCTCTAAAAATACTAAGGAAAATATAATAAATATAGCAGAAAAATTAAAAGAAAATGGAGTTGATAAACTTCATCTAGGAGTTTGTATAGTTAAATGTGAAGCTAATAGATTAGACGAAATAAAGGAGATTTTTGAATCAAAGGGTATTCAGATTATCGAAGGTACTCATTAA
- a CDS encoding FecCD family ABC transporter permease gives MEQKSLDKDIQQGLFKGTPIYIGVSIILLVALVFSILISVAMGSVDISFKDIYRIIFYKTFSIGNPDTLPSDAIIDIVWFIRLPRIILATCVGMGLSISGLIMQAVVKNPLADPYILGVSSGAYLGTTLAIMLGVGISLGSNYVGICAFIGAFAISILVITMANINGRANSTKLLLSGMALSTLCSAFSSFIVYFCKNKEKIRSITYWLMGSLAGAKWESIKFIFPIIIISTIFFITQYRTLNLMLLGDEVSITLGKDLHTYRQVYLLVTSLIIGLIVYSSGIIGFVGLIIPHIVRILFGTDHKKIIPITALIGSIFLIWADVLSRIIIPGSELPIGILISMIGTPIFIYLMINKSYGFGGGR, from the coding sequence ATGGAACAGAAGAGTTTAGATAAGGATATTCAACAGGGATTATTTAAGGGAACACCTATATATATAGGTGTTTCTATTATACTTTTAGTTGCATTAGTATTTTCAATATTAATATCTGTAGCTATGGGGTCTGTTGATATATCATTTAAAGACATTTATAGGATTATATTTTATAAGACATTTTCTATAGGAAACCCAGATACTCTTCCTAGCGATGCAATTATAGATATTGTTTGGTTTATAAGACTTCCAAGGATTATTTTAGCTACTTGTGTTGGTATGGGATTATCAATATCAGGATTAATAATGCAAGCAGTTGTTAAAAATCCTTTAGCTGATCCATATATTTTAGGTGTATCATCTGGGGCATATTTAGGGACAACTTTAGCTATTATGTTGGGAGTGGGCATATCCCTTGGGTCCAATTATGTTGGGATATGTGCTTTTATAGGAGCTTTTGCCATATCCATTCTTGTAATAACTATGGCGAATATAAATGGTAGGGCTAATTCTACAAAATTATTATTATCTGGTATGGCCCTTAGTACCTTATGCTCAGCTTTTTCTAGCTTTATAGTATATTTTTGCAAGAACAAAGAGAAAATCAGGAGCATTACTTATTGGCTAATGGGTAGTTTGGCAGGTGCTAAATGGGAAAGTATAAAATTCATATTTCCTATAATAATAATTTCCACCATATTTTTTATAACTCAATATAGAACTTTAAACTTAATGCTTCTTGGTGATGAAGTTTCTATTACATTAGGAAAAGATTTGCACACATATCGTCAAGTTTATTTACTTGTAACTTCTTTAATCATAGGTTTAATAGTGTATTCATCAGGAATTATAGGTTTTGTAGGGTTAATAATTCCACATATTGTAAGAATATTATTCGGAACCGATCATAAAAAGATTATACCAATTACGGCTTTAATAGGTTCTATATTTTTAATATGGGCAGATGTTTTATCACGAATAATAATACCAGGTAGTGAGTTACCAATAGGTATACTGATATCTATGATAGGTACTCCAATTTTCATATATTTAATGATAAATAAATCATATGGTTTTGGAGGTGGAAGGTGA